One window from the genome of Streptomyces cadmiisoli encodes:
- a CDS encoding NUDIX domain-containing protein — MTSQPVEPRTLEAAIRDARQARIEHDNALEWLLRPEAPRSGPLASEVWVFDNALTHVLLVRHRWRGWVPPGGKVDPGETPREAARRELFEETGVRAEILATPAAVTVRSYHSDWSPTMGVSFVAVIDRRTPLAPEDGQPAAWLRLDEPWEGYFSEDRLRMSQCTGWISECVQRR; from the coding sequence ATGACAAGCCAACCGGTGGAGCCACGCACCCTCGAAGCTGCGATCCGCGATGCCCGTCAAGCTCGGATCGAACACGACAATGCCTTGGAGTGGCTCCTCAGACCCGAAGCGCCACGGAGTGGCCCCCTGGCCAGTGAGGTGTGGGTGTTTGACAACGCCCTGACTCATGTTCTGCTCGTGCGCCATCGTTGGCGGGGATGGGTACCGCCCGGTGGGAAAGTAGATCCGGGAGAAACGCCGCGCGAGGCGGCCAGGCGGGAGCTGTTCGAGGAAACCGGGGTCAGGGCAGAAATTCTCGCAACACCCGCAGCTGTCACCGTTCGTTCGTATCATTCCGATTGGTCGCCCACTATGGGGGTTTCATTCGTCGCCGTCATCGATCGCAGAACACCATTGGCACCGGAGGACGGCCAGCCTGCCGCATGGCTGAGGCTGGATGAGCCATGGGAGGGGTACTTTTCTGAGGATCGCCTCCGAATGAGTCAATGCACGGGCTGGATCAGCGAATGTGTCCAGCGGCGGTGA
- a CDS encoding FAD-binding oxidoreductase → MTTAPETIAAAQELNAQLAPGTVAVSGPAYEATRRIWNAAARTRPALVVHAHSREDVRATVVAARRHGLPFSVRAGGHDIPGRSLRQDGLVTDLTHMRQVAVDPTARVATVGGGATAADLVRALAPHGLAAVTGTVGSVGMTGLTLGGGYGPLTGRYGLALDNLLGADLVLADGRVVTVDNEHEPELFWALRGGGGNFGVVTSMRVRLHTLRGLLAGRIVYPWPHAGTVLARLAPILAAAPDSLSVHTGLLTGTDGAPVLVLTVAWNGDPAAGEAHIDRLQRLGTPILTQMGLTSAEELLNLNAAQGEVTERHYTARTRSVAALTPDVIGALLEGIGSATSPLSGILLHHFHGAAARVAVESTAFGTRRQHLMAEIVAAWEPSDAHLHQAWADSVADMLAANALPGGYPNMLGVRQHAEIADAYGPHTARLLAAKARFDPDGNFTATPLPPSPATEFGPEANPDVHRNAVAHGSPTHDKTKAASTADGRES, encoded by the coding sequence ATGACCACAGCACCCGAGACCATCGCCGCAGCTCAGGAACTGAACGCGCAGCTCGCACCAGGCACGGTGGCGGTATCCGGCCCGGCTTACGAGGCCACGCGGCGCATCTGGAACGCAGCTGCACGGACCCGGCCGGCCCTCGTCGTCCACGCCCACTCCCGTGAGGATGTCCGAGCCACCGTGGTCGCGGCCCGCCGACACGGCCTGCCGTTCTCGGTACGCGCCGGCGGACACGACATTCCCGGCCGCAGCCTGCGCCAGGACGGGCTGGTGACTGATCTGACGCACATGCGACAGGTCGCCGTCGACCCGACTGCGCGCGTGGCCACTGTCGGCGGAGGCGCCACGGCAGCCGACCTCGTTCGCGCGCTGGCACCGCACGGTCTTGCCGCCGTCACCGGCACCGTCGGCAGCGTCGGGATGACCGGCCTGACTCTCGGGGGCGGATATGGCCCGTTGACCGGCCGGTACGGCCTGGCACTGGACAACCTGCTCGGCGCCGACCTCGTCCTCGCGGACGGCCGGGTGGTCACGGTCGACAATGAACACGAGCCCGAGCTGTTCTGGGCTCTGCGCGGCGGAGGCGGCAACTTCGGCGTCGTGACATCCATGCGGGTGCGCCTGCACACCCTGCGGGGACTGCTCGCCGGCCGGATTGTCTATCCCTGGCCGCACGCCGGGACAGTCCTTGCCCGCCTCGCTCCGATCTTGGCGGCGGCGCCGGACTCCCTCTCCGTGCACACCGGCCTGCTCACCGGCACCGACGGGGCACCGGTTCTGGTCCTGACGGTGGCGTGGAACGGCGACCCGGCTGCCGGCGAAGCGCACATCGACCGCCTCCAACGGCTCGGAACCCCGATTCTCACCCAGATGGGACTCACCAGCGCGGAAGAACTACTGAACCTCAACGCCGCTCAGGGAGAGGTCACCGAACGGCACTACACCGCCCGCACACGGTCGGTCGCCGCCCTCACCCCCGACGTCATCGGGGCCCTCCTCGAAGGCATCGGTTCCGCCACCAGCCCCCTGTCGGGCATCCTGCTGCACCACTTCCACGGCGCCGCAGCCCGGGTGGCCGTCGAGAGCACCGCGTTCGGCACGCGCCGACAGCACCTGATGGCGGAGATCGTCGCCGCGTGGGAACCCTCGGACGCCCACCTGCACCAGGCCTGGGCCGACTCGGTCGCCGACATGCTGGCCGCGAACGCACTGCCCGGCGGCTACCCCAACATGCTCGGCGTCCGTCAACACGCCGAGATCGCGGACGCCTACGGTCCCCACACCGCACGTCTCCTGGCCGCCAAGGCCCGCTTCGACCCCGACGGCAACTTCACGGCCACGCCGCTCCCTCCCTCTCCTGCCACGGAATTCGGACCGGAAGCGAACCCCGACGTGCACCGCAACGCCGTAGCCCACGGCTCACCCACCCACGACAAGACCAAAGCGGCGAGCACCGCAGACGGCCGAGAGAGCTGA
- a CDS encoding AAA family ATPase: MNVGPEPRLILLCGLPGSGKTTLAKRLARDIPAARLCPDEWLSDLGIDPFDERTRDRLERRFWTHAQDLLRLGQTVVLEFGFWERSSRDEKRLAARALGIPVELRYLAVSIDELCRRLEVRGRDGEPGTVPVNRELLEEYVQLFQAPDDDELGLFDEPPPRPSE, from the coding sequence GTGAACGTGGGCCCTGAGCCGAGGTTGATCCTGCTGTGCGGGCTTCCCGGCTCCGGGAAGACGACGCTCGCCAAACGCCTGGCGAGGGATATCCCGGCAGCGCGGCTGTGCCCGGACGAATGGCTGTCGGACCTCGGCATCGACCCGTTCGACGAGCGGACGCGCGACCGCCTCGAGAGGCGGTTCTGGACTCATGCGCAAGATCTGCTGAGACTCGGACAGACTGTGGTCTTGGAGTTCGGCTTCTGGGAGCGCTCGTCCCGGGACGAGAAGCGATTGGCGGCGCGCGCGCTCGGGATCCCCGTGGAACTGCGCTATCTCGCCGTGTCGATCGATGAATTGTGCCGCCGCCTCGAAGTCCGCGGTCGGGATGGTGAGCCGGGGACTGTTCCCGTCAACCGCGAGTTGCTCGAGGAGTACGTGCAGCTCTTCCAGGCTCCGGACGATGACGAGCTCGGCCTCTTCGACGAGCCGCCTCCGCGTCCGAGTGAATGA
- a CDS encoding STAS domain-containing protein (This anti-anti-sigma factor, or anti-sigma factor antagonist, belongs to a family that includes characterized members SpoIIAA, RsbV, RsfA, and RsfB.): MDMLTVSSQHRHGWSVVQVKGELDFASACLLDEHLDAITADHRPLTIVLDLSGLRFCDAGGLRALVRAHHVAHRRRGRVRLVCPAGRIRFLLELTALDTMIPVHATLAAALASGPDEKPQRSEPAADPTPDGIRGPVPTQPVTHEAELPAAAASRSQVADVAMCGTRKKALDRFPECAGGR; this comes from the coding sequence ATGGACATGTTGACGGTCTCCTCCCAGCACCGGCACGGCTGGTCTGTCGTCCAGGTCAAGGGCGAACTCGACTTCGCGAGCGCCTGTCTCCTGGACGAACACCTCGACGCCATCACGGCGGACCACCGACCCCTCACGATCGTTCTGGACCTCTCGGGGCTCCGCTTCTGTGACGCCGGCGGACTGCGTGCGCTGGTACGCGCCCATCACGTCGCCCACCGACGACGCGGCAGGGTGCGCCTGGTGTGCCCGGCCGGGAGGATCAGGTTCCTTCTGGAGCTGACCGCGCTCGACACGATGATCCCGGTCCACGCCACCCTCGCCGCCGCCCTTGCCTCCGGGCCGGACGAGAAGCCGCAGCGGTCGGAGCCGGCAGCCGATCCCACCCCGGACGGCATCCGCGGACCGGTTCCGACCCAGCCCGTCACCCACGAGGCGGAGCTGCCGGCCGCGGCAGCCAGCCGATCGCAGGTCGCCGACGTGGCGATGTGCGGGACACGCAAGAAGGCGCTCGACAGGTTCCCCGAGTGTGCGGGAGGCAGGTGA
- a CDS encoding LysR family transcriptional regulator, producing MDIRELRFAVTLAEELHFGRAARRHYISAQPFGRRIQRLEREVGVLLFKRTSRRVTVTAAGERFISQARSILATIDALPEAGRPQDVREPALTIGVLGFGLAELWPRFVHLVRDRLPSCAFVYEDLDFVDQYDAVRENRVDAGVVHYTGPVEGLAFERVLISPRVAVVPAQSEFADAEHLSVEDLDHQRWVSVACPHAGPSPWAGRWGSAPSETPPVRTPAALPDAVAATGRFALHAAAAARFYPHPDVRFIPMDGAPCEIAVATRAADRRPVTETVRQSARLLSALRMPCVTAGSALLS from the coding sequence ATGGACATCCGAGAGCTTCGGTTCGCGGTCACGCTCGCCGAGGAACTCCACTTCGGCCGCGCGGCGCGACGTCACTACATCAGCGCGCAGCCCTTCGGCCGTCGCATCCAACGCCTTGAACGCGAAGTCGGCGTCCTGTTGTTCAAACGGACCAGCAGGCGGGTCACTGTCACCGCGGCCGGTGAGCGGTTCATCAGTCAGGCGCGATCGATCCTGGCCACCATCGACGCGCTGCCCGAGGCGGGACGTCCGCAGGATGTGCGGGAACCCGCCCTGACCATTGGCGTCCTCGGCTTCGGTCTGGCCGAACTCTGGCCCCGCTTCGTGCACCTTGTTCGTGACCGGCTGCCCTCATGTGCCTTTGTCTACGAGGACCTCGACTTCGTCGACCAGTACGACGCCGTGCGTGAGAACCGGGTGGACGCCGGCGTAGTGCACTACACGGGGCCTGTTGAAGGCCTGGCCTTCGAGCGGGTGCTCATCAGCCCTCGTGTAGCCGTCGTCCCCGCACAGTCGGAGTTTGCTGACGCTGAACACCTGTCTGTCGAGGACCTTGATCACCAGCGGTGGGTGTCCGTGGCCTGTCCTCACGCGGGCCCTTCCCCGTGGGCGGGCCGCTGGGGTTCGGCTCCGTCGGAGACCCCGCCGGTCCGCACTCCCGCCGCGCTGCCGGATGCCGTCGCGGCAACAGGGCGGTTCGCTCTGCATGCCGCTGCCGCGGCCCGCTTCTATCCGCACCCGGACGTGCGTTTCATACCCATGGACGGGGCGCCGTGCGAGATCGCGGTCGCCACCCGCGCAGCGGATCGGCGACCCGTGACGGAGACCGTGCGACAGTCCGCGCGCCTGCTCTCGGCACTTCGCATGCCTTGCGTGACGGCCGGTAGTGCCTTGTTGTCGTGA
- a CDS encoding GNAT family N-acetyltransferase — MTVNSMTDLMPQVANCRDYWLGWGADARLDDSLSHFRSGLADPQLNGVLRLRSTHDVEGAMHQAGESLAGVPWMWWVGPDSAPDAAERLIGHGAVQVASVPIMAVDIDRLADPDGPTGLKVQTVDDADALAEWVRVYTPSFSFAPDLVDDILRVESGRPDASRIVRLIGRLDGRAVGTALLYDAHAVAGVYVVTTLESHRRKGIGAALTAAALSMGRARGARIGTLQASSPGASVYDRMGFTAVAEYRLLRLPAR; from the coding sequence ATGACCGTGAACTCCATGACGGATCTGATGCCGCAGGTGGCCAACTGCAGGGACTACTGGCTCGGTTGGGGAGCCGACGCCAGGCTGGACGACAGCCTCAGCCACTTCCGCAGCGGGCTGGCCGATCCACAACTCAACGGAGTGCTGCGCCTGCGCAGCACTCATGATGTCGAAGGAGCGATGCACCAAGCCGGCGAGAGTCTGGCGGGAGTGCCGTGGATGTGGTGGGTCGGACCCGACAGCGCCCCTGATGCCGCCGAGCGTCTCATCGGGCACGGTGCTGTCCAGGTGGCCTCAGTACCGATCATGGCTGTCGACATCGATCGGCTCGCCGATCCCGACGGGCCCACGGGGCTGAAGGTGCAAACGGTCGACGACGCCGACGCACTCGCCGAGTGGGTGCGCGTGTACACACCCTCGTTCAGCTTCGCACCCGACCTCGTCGACGACATCCTGCGCGTCGAGTCGGGGAGGCCGGACGCTTCGCGCATCGTGCGGCTCATCGGCCGGCTCGACGGCCGGGCCGTGGGCACCGCCCTCCTGTACGACGCCCACGCAGTGGCGGGCGTCTATGTCGTGACCACACTCGAATCCCACCGCCGGAAGGGCATCGGTGCCGCCCTCACAGCGGCTGCCCTGTCCATGGGCAGAGCCCGCGGAGCGCGCATCGGCACGCTCCAAGCCAGCAGTCCGGGCGCCTCCGTATATGACCGCATGGGCTTCACCGCGGTCGCCGAATACCGACTGCTCCGACTCCCGGCACGCTGA
- a CDS encoding S8 family peptidase, with translation MTLITGDKVTAAVDGSVTGIERAKGREKAAFSVREIDGHHHVIPVDALPAVARGTLDRRLFDITQLLADGYDDASRADLPLIVTGPRGSLPDTGALRGAGARVSRELHSVAGVAVEADKEDGATFWDKVTEGADGGQGTARLTEATGVTRIWLDGKRRASLDRSVPQIGAPTAWEAGFDGEGVTVAVLDTGVDQTRPDLVGQEIAERNFTESADNADRYGHGTHVASTVAGTGAASGRGFKGVAPGARILDAKVLSDEGSGSDSGVIAGMEWAVAEGARIVNLSLGGTDTPGVDPLEQAVNRLSTDTNTLFVIAAGNDGGAGESTIGSPGSAESALTVGAVDKQDVLADFSSRGPRVGDSGVKPDLTAPGVGITAAVPPGSVLDTDDPSAEPGYESLDGTSMATPHVAGAAALLAQQHPDWSGRRIKAALTGSAEPGPYSAYQQGTGRTDLSRAIEQTVVTEGGPLSFGVQRWPHHDDEPVTKEVVYRNVGTRPVVLDLATEAVRSDGTPAPEGLFTVSPSRLTVPAGGEAKADVTADTRVTDATGSYGGAVTAVQADSAVSVRTAIGVEHEQESYDLTVRHIGDDGKPAGNGATMIEGRDSDLFATVSDAEDGEVTVRLPKGGYALTGFVGGEDVSPDPLSIVMAPAFELTEDTTVVVDARKAQHTRITVPDTEAVNHHAQLVVGYTVSGRSRPSVSLYNFTDFSGFKTGHLGPVAPENEAYAQYSGFWTRPAGSAPAGGTDVNYRLAWNRTGTLGAFTTSVQTKQLAKIDWTAGSPTAGATAQIAMAPEPPLDGPAADFSTPREHPLPRRTTEYVLANGVRWLTSVHTDGVSLLGDYAVYRPGRTYTERYNVGVFGPALPARPTDVEPGWNNAGAARRGNEIKVELPLFSDGQGHLAYRWGGPETTLHVDGQELTGSPTSFYGGVSYEVPAHDGRYDLVMEDTRDPQQHPVSTHVRAHWTFRSQHTPDNEWTRLPLSVVRFTPELSASATAKAGERFQVPFTVEGAATAQTIRKLAFEVSYDDGSTWAPAEAANGTHLSLVHPERPGSVSLRAKLTDSDGNTLTQTIDRAYHTVE, from the coding sequence GTGACGCTGATCACCGGTGACAAGGTGACCGCGGCGGTGGACGGCTCGGTCACCGGGATCGAACGGGCAAAGGGCCGCGAGAAGGCAGCCTTCTCGGTTCGCGAGATCGACGGCCACCACCACGTCATCCCGGTCGACGCACTACCCGCGGTCGCCCGCGGGACACTCGACCGCCGGCTGTTCGACATCACCCAACTCCTCGCCGACGGGTACGACGACGCCTCCCGAGCCGACCTCCCGCTCATCGTCACCGGCCCACGCGGGTCGCTGCCTGACACGGGGGCCCTGCGCGGCGCGGGAGCGCGGGTCAGCCGGGAACTGCACTCCGTGGCCGGCGTCGCGGTCGAGGCGGACAAGGAAGACGGCGCCACCTTCTGGGACAAGGTCACCGAGGGTGCTGACGGCGGACAGGGGACGGCTCGTCTCACGGAAGCCACCGGTGTGACGAGGATCTGGCTGGACGGCAAGCGCCGCGCCTCCCTCGACCGCAGTGTCCCGCAGATCGGCGCGCCGACCGCCTGGGAAGCCGGATTCGACGGCGAGGGCGTCACGGTGGCCGTGCTGGACACGGGTGTGGACCAGACCCGCCCGGATCTGGTCGGACAGGAGATCGCCGAGCGGAACTTCACCGAGTCGGCCGACAACGCGGACCGTTACGGTCACGGCACCCATGTCGCCTCGACGGTGGCCGGCACCGGGGCAGCGTCCGGACGCGGCTTCAAGGGAGTCGCGCCGGGAGCGCGGATCCTGGACGCCAAGGTGCTCAGCGACGAGGGCAGCGGATCGGACTCCGGTGTCATCGCCGGTATGGAATGGGCGGTCGCCGAGGGCGCGCGGATCGTCAACCTGAGCCTGGGCGGCACGGACACCCCCGGCGTCGATCCCCTGGAACAGGCGGTCAACCGGCTCTCCACCGACACAAACACGCTGTTCGTCATCGCGGCCGGCAACGACGGCGGGGCCGGCGAGAGCACCATCGGCTCACCGGGCAGCGCCGAGAGCGCCCTGACGGTCGGCGCGGTGGACAAGCAGGATGTGCTCGCCGACTTCTCCAGCCGTGGCCCCCGCGTCGGCGACAGCGGCGTCAAACCGGACCTGACAGCCCCGGGTGTGGGCATCACGGCCGCTGTTCCCCCGGGCAGCGTGCTGGACACCGACGACCCGTCCGCCGAACCCGGCTACGAGTCGCTGGACGGCACGTCCATGGCCACCCCGCACGTAGCAGGCGCGGCGGCGCTGCTCGCGCAGCAGCATCCCGACTGGAGCGGGCGCCGGATCAAGGCCGCGCTGACCGGATCGGCCGAGCCGGGACCGTACAGCGCCTACCAGCAGGGCACCGGCCGCACGGACCTTTCCCGGGCGATCGAGCAGACCGTCGTCACCGAGGGCGGACCGCTCAGCTTCGGTGTGCAGCGGTGGCCGCACCACGACGACGAGCCGGTGACCAAGGAGGTCGTCTACCGCAACGTGGGCACCCGACCCGTGGTGCTCGACCTGGCCACCGAGGCCGTTCGCTCGGACGGCACTCCGGCACCCGAGGGCCTGTTCACGGTGTCACCCAGCCGCCTGACCGTCCCCGCAGGAGGTGAGGCGAAGGCCGACGTCACCGCGGACACCCGCGTCACCGACGCGACAGGTTCCTACGGCGGCGCGGTCACGGCCGTACAAGCCGACAGCGCGGTCTCCGTGCGCACGGCGATAGGTGTGGAGCACGAGCAGGAGTCGTACGACCTGACCGTCAGGCACATCGGCGACGACGGCAAGCCGGCCGGCAACGGGGCCACCATGATCGAAGGCCGCGACTCGGACCTCTTCGCGACGGTGTCGGACGCCGAGGACGGTGAAGTCACGGTCCGGCTGCCCAAGGGCGGCTATGCGCTGACCGGGTTCGTCGGCGGAGAGGACGTCTCCCCGGACCCGCTGTCGATAGTGATGGCGCCGGCCTTCGAGCTGACCGAGGACACCACCGTCGTCGTGGACGCGCGCAAGGCGCAGCACACGAGGATCACCGTTCCGGACACGGAAGCGGTGAACCACCACGCGCAACTGGTCGTGGGATACACCGTCTCCGGCAGAAGCCGGCCCTCCGTGTCGCTGTACAACTTCACGGACTTCAGCGGCTTCAAGACCGGTCACCTCGGGCCGGTAGCGCCGGAAAATGAGGCGTACGCCCAGTACAGCGGCTTCTGGACCCGGCCGGCAGGCAGCGCTCCCGCCGGTGGAACGGACGTCAACTACCGTCTGGCGTGGAACCGTACCGGCACGCTGGGCGCCTTCACCACCTCCGTCCAGACGAAGCAGCTCGCCAAGATCGACTGGACGGCCGGCAGCCCGACAGCCGGTGCGACCGCGCAGATAGCGATGGCACCCGAACCACCCCTCGACGGGCCGGCGGCGGACTTCAGCACGCCCCGAGAGCACCCACTCCCTCGCCGGACGACCGAGTACGTCCTCGCCAACGGCGTCAGGTGGCTCACGTCGGTGCACACCGACGGGGTGTCCCTCCTCGGGGACTACGCGGTCTACCGCCCGGGCCGGACGTACACCGAGCGCTACAACGTGGGCGTCTTCGGCCCAGCGCTTCCTGCGCGTCCCACCGATGTCGAACCGGGCTGGAACAACGCCGGAGCCGCCCGTCGCGGCAACGAGATAAAGGTGGAACTCCCGCTGTTCAGCGACGGCCAGGGACACCTCGCCTACAGGTGGGGAGGCCCTGAGACCACGCTCCACGTCGACGGGCAGGAACTCACCGGAAGCCCGACAAGCTTCTACGGCGGCGTCAGCTACGAAGTCCCGGCACACGACGGTCGCTACGACCTCGTGATGGAAGACACCAGAGATCCCCAGCAGCACCCCGTGAGTACGCATGTACGAGCGCACTGGACCTTCCGCTCCCAGCACACGCCCGACAACGAGTGGACCCGACTGCCGCTCTCTGTAGTGCGCTTCACCCCTGAGCTGTCGGCCTCCGCCACCGCGAAGGCGGGCGAGCGGTTCCAGGTGCCCTTCACGGTGGAGGGCGCCGCCACGGCCCAGACCATCCGAAAGCTCGCCTTCGAGGTCTCTTACGACGACGGCAGCACTTGGGCCCCCGCCGAAGCGGCCAACGGCACCCACCTGTCGCTGGTGCACCCCGAGCGACCCGGAAGTGTCTCCCTCCGGGCCAAGCTCACCGACAGCGACGGGAACACACTGACCCAGACGATCGACCGGGCGTACCACACGGTCGAATAG